A window from Sus scrofa isolate TJ Tabasco breed Duroc chromosome 2, Sscrofa11.1, whole genome shotgun sequence encodes these proteins:
- the NHP2 gene encoding H/ACA ribonucleoprotein complex subunit 2, giving the protein MTKIKADPDGPEAQADACCGERTYHELLVNLNPIAQPLASRKLTRKLYKCIKKAVKQKQIRRGVKEVQKFINKGEKGIMVLAGDTLPVEVYCHLPVMCEDRNLPYVYIPSKTDLGAAAGSKRPTCVIMVKPHEEYQEAYDECLEEVQALPPPM; this is encoded by the exons ATGACCAAAATAAAGGCAGATCCCGACGGGCCGGAGGCCCAGGCAGATGCGTGCTGCGGGGAGCGCACTTATCATGAACTGCTGGTGAATCTGAACCCCATCGCGCAACCCCTGGCTTCTCGCAAACTGACACGGAAGCTCTACAAATGCATCAAGAAAG CCGTAAAGCAGAAGCAGATTCGGCGCGGGGTGAAGGAGGTTCAGAAATTTATCAACAAAGGCGAAAAAGG GATCATGGTTTTGGCAGGAGACACGTTACCTGTTGAGGTATACTGCCATCTCCCAGTTATGTGTGAAGACCGGAATTTGCCCTACGTCTATATCCCCTCTAAGACG GACCTGGGTGCAGCTGCCGGCTCCAAGCGCCCCACCTGTGTGATAATGGTCAAGCCCCATGAGGAATACCAGGAGGCCTATGACGAGTGCCTGGAGGAGGTGcaagccctgcccccacccatgtGA
- the RMND5B gene encoding protein RMD5 homolog B isoform X1 — protein sequence MEQCASVEREVDKVLQKFLTYGQHCEQSLEELLRYVGQLRAELASAALQGTPLSATLSLVMSQCCRKIKDTVHKLASDHKDIHSSVSRVGKAIDRNFDSEICGVVSDAVWDSREKQQQILQMAIVEHLYQQGMLSVAEELCQESTLNVDLDFKQPFLELNRILEALHEQDLGPALEWAVSHRQRLLELNSSLEFKLHRMHFIRLLAGGPEKQLEALSYARHFQPFARLHQREIQVMMGSLVYLRLGLEKSPYCHLLDNSHWAEICETFTRDACSLLGLSVESPLSVSFASGCVALPVLMNIKAVIEQRQCTGVWSHKDELPIEIELGMKCWYHSVFACPILRQQTSDSNPPIKLICGHVISRDALNKLINGGKLKCPYCPMEQNPADGKRIIF from the exons ATGGAGCAGTGTGCGAGCGTGGAGAGAGAGGTGGACAAGgtcctgcagaagttcctgaccTACGGGCAGCACTGTGAGCAGAGTCTGGAGGAGTTGTTGCGCTACGTGGGCCAGCTGCGGGCTGAGCTGGCCAGCGCGG CGCTCCAGGGGACCCCTCTCTCTGCCACCCTCTCCCTGGTGATGTCCCAGTGCTGCCGGAAGATAAAAGACACTGTGCATAAACTGGCTTCGGACCACAAGGACATTCACAGCAGTGTCTCCCGAGTGGGGAAAGCCATTGACAGG AACTTTGACTCTGAGATTTGCGGTGTAGTCTCCGATGCTGTTTGGGACTCtcgggagaagcagcagcagatccTGCAGATGGCCATTGTGGAGCACCTGTACCAGCAGGGCATGCTCAGTGTGGCTGAGGAACTGTGCCAG GAATCAACATTGAATGTGGACCTGGATTTCAAGCAGCCTTTCTTGGAGTTGAATCGAATCCTGGAAGCTCTGCACGAACAAGACTTGGGGCCAGCACTGGA GTGGGCTGTCTCCCACAGGCAGCGACTGCTCGAGCTCAACAGCTCCCTGGAGTTCAAGTTACACCGAATGCACTTCATTCGCCTCCTGGCAGGCGGCCCCGAGAAGCAGCTGGAGGCCCTCAGCTACGCCCGGCACTTCCAGCCCTTTGCTCGGCTGCACCAGCGGG AGATACAGGTGATGATGGGCAGTCTGGTGTACCTGCGGCTAGGCTTGGAGAAGTCGCCCTACTGCCACCTCCTGGACAACAGCCATTGGGCCGAGATCTGTGAGACCTTCACCCGAGATGCTTGTTCCCTGCTGGGGCTTTCTGTGGAGTCACCCCTCAGCGTCAG CTTTGCTTCTGGCTGTGTAGCACTGCCTGTGCTGATGAACATCAAAGCTGTGATTGAACAGAGGCAGTGCACTGGGGTCTGGAGTCACAAGGATGAGTTACCG ATTGAGATCGAACTGGGAATGAAGTGCTGGTACCACTCAGTGTTTGCGTGCCCCATCCTCCGCCAGCAGACATCGGATTCCAACCCTCCCATCAAGCTCATCTGCGGCCATGTCATCTCGAGAGATGCACTCAACAAACTCATTAATGGAGGAAA GCTGAAGTGCCCCTACTGTCCCATGGAGCAGAACCCAGCAGATGGGAAGCGCATCATATTCTGA
- the N4BP3 gene encoding NEDD4-binding protein 3 yields the protein MARAPGPAGIAMGSVGSLLERQDFSPEELRAALAGSRGSRQPDGLLRKGLGQRELLSYLHLPKKDSKTTKRAPRNEPADYATLYYREHPRAGEFSKTSLPERGRFDKCRIRPSVFKPVTGTGKGFLSMQSLAAHKGQKLWRSNGSLHTLACHPPLSPGPRASQAQARAQLLHALSLDEGGPEPEPSLSDSSSGGSFGHSPSTGPGPFSSSLGHINHLGGSLDRASRGPKEAGPLPMMSCLPEPPPPYEFSCPTAEDMVAVLPDSCEELKRGLSDEDGSNPFTQVLEERQRLWLSELKRLYVERLHEVAQKAERSERNLQLQLFMAQQEQRRLRKELRAQQGLAPEPRLPGTLSEADPSTRPEEEARWEVCQKTAEISLLKQQLREAQAELAQKLAEIFSLKTQLRGSRAQAQAQDAELARLREAVRSLQEQAPREEAPGSCETDDCKSRGLLGEAGGSEAGDGAEQLRAELLQERLRGQEQALRFEQERRTWQEEKERVLRYQREIQGGYMDMYRRNQALEQELRALREPPTPWSPRLESSKI from the exons ATGGccagagccccaggccctgctggcattgccatgggcagCGTGGGCAGCCTGTTGGAACGTCAGGACTTCTCCCCTGAAGAGCTGCGGGCGGCACTTGCGGGGTCTCGGGGCTCCCGCCAGCCTGATGGGCTCCTCCGGAAAGGCTTAGGCCAGCGGGAGCTCCTCAGCTACCTGCACCTCCCCAAGAAGGACAGCAAGACCACCAAGCGGGCCCCTCGTAACGAGCCTGCCGACTATGCCACCCTCTACTACCGGGAACATCCTCGGGCTGGTGAATTCAGCAAGACCTCGCTGCCTGAGCGGGGTCGTTTTGACAAG TGCCGCATTCGCCCATCAGTGTTCAAGCCAGTGACAGGCACCGGGAAAGGCTTCCTGTCCATGCAGAGCCTGGCGGCCCACAAGGGCCAGAAGCTGTGGCGCAGCAACGGCAGCCTGCACACGCTGGCCTGCCACCCACCCCTGAGCCCTGGGCCCCGGgccagccaggcccaggcccgGGCCCAGCTGCTGCACGCCCTCAGCCTGGATGAGGGCGGCCCCGAGCCTGAGCCCAGTCTGTCCGACTCCTCCAGTGGGGGCAGCTTTGGCCACAGTCCCAGCACTGGCCCTGGTCCCTTCAGCTCTTCCCTGGGCCACATTAACCACCTTGGGGGCTCTCTGGACCGGGCCTCACGGGGTCCCAAGGAGGCTGGGCCGCTGCCTATGATGAGCTGCCTGCCCGAACCTCCGCCTCCCTATGAGTTCTCCTGTCCCACCGCTGAGGACATGGTGGCTGTGCTGCCTGACTCCTGTGAGGAGCTCAAGAGGGGCCTCAGTGATGAGGATGGCTCCAACCCCTTCACGCAG GTGCTAGAGGAGCGCCAGCGGCTTTGGCTGTCTGAGCTAAAGCGCCTATACGTGGAGCGGCTGCATGAGGTGGCCCAGAAGGCCGAGCGCAGTGAGCGCAACCTCCAGCTCCAGCTGTTCATGGCCCAGCAGGAACAGCGGCGCCTGCGCAAGGAGCTGCGGGCGCAGCAGGGCCTGGCCCCAGAGCCCCGGCTTCCAGGCACCCTCTCAGAGGCCGATCCCAGCACTCGACCAGAGGAGGAAGCCCGATGGGAG GTATGCCAAAAGACGGCGGAGATTAGCCTCCTGAAGCAGCAGCTACGGGAGGCCCAGGCCGAGCTGGCGCAGAAGCTAGCAGAGATCTTCAGCCTGAAGACGCAACTTCGGGGCAGccgggcccaggcccaggcccaggatgCAGAGCTGGCCCGGCTGCGTGAGGCTGTGCGGAGCCTGCAGGAGCAGGCCCCACGAGAGGAAGCCCCCGGCAGCTGTGAGACTGATGACTGCAAGAGcagggggctgctgggggaggcaggaggcagtgaGGCTGGAGATGGTGCCGAGCAGCTGAGggctgagctgctgcaggagaGGCTCCGGGGCCAGGAGCAAGCGCTGCGCTTCGAGCAGGAGCGGCGGACAtggcaggaggagaaggagcgGGTGCTGCGCTACCAGCGGGAGATCCAGGGGGGCTACATGGACATGTACCGACGCAACCAGGCGCTGGAACAGGAACTTCGGGCACTGCGGGAGCCCCCTACACCCTGGAGCCCCCGACTTGAGTCCTCCAAGATCTGA